The proteins below are encoded in one region of Amycolatopsis acidiphila:
- a CDS encoding type II secretion system F family protein, with protein sequence MTGASTALAGLALLVLPGQAAARARLDHLFLPARPPFRLPVRLRPRAKSEEFSLAATWDLFAACLRAGLPVPAAISAVTDGLVGPEADALRATAGLLSLGAGPAEAWAPARAGPGTAELARAAQRTARSGSALAAVAEELAVQLRTSMADKAEAKAQRAGVLIAGPLALCFLPAFLCLGVVPVVIGLAGRLTVF encoded by the coding sequence ATGACCGGCGCGAGCACGGCGCTCGCCGGCCTGGCCCTGCTGGTTCTGCCCGGTCAGGCTGCGGCACGTGCCCGGCTCGACCACCTCTTCCTCCCAGCAAGGCCGCCGTTCAGGTTGCCCGTCCGGCTCCGGCCGAGAGCGAAGTCCGAGGAGTTCAGCCTCGCCGCCACCTGGGACCTGTTCGCCGCCTGTCTTCGTGCCGGGCTACCGGTGCCGGCCGCGATCTCCGCGGTCACCGACGGCCTGGTCGGACCTGAGGCCGATGCGCTGCGGGCGACGGCCGGACTGCTCTCCCTGGGGGCGGGCCCGGCGGAGGCCTGGGCGCCGGCGCGGGCCGGTCCTGGCACCGCCGAGCTCGCCAGAGCGGCCCAGCGCACGGCGCGCTCGGGAAGCGCGCTGGCAGCGGTTGCCGAGGAGCTGGCCGTGCAGCTGCGGACGTCGATGGCGGACAAAGCCGAGGCCAAGGCCCAACGCGCCGGAGTGCTCATCGCCGGACCGCTCGCCCTCTGCTTCCTGCCCGCCTTCCTGTGCCTGGGAGTGGTGCCGGTCGTGATCGGGCTGGCGGGGCGGCTG
- a CDS encoding type II secretion system F family protein, whose amino-acid sequence MTLVLLCAAAALLVWPTAKTAAGRVCALIPGEPRQRPRLNPRWLLPLAALPAIALLGPTGAMSVAVLTFAVWRQRQSRKRMKAELTAATALTEALRTTVAELRSGAPPATAAEAAATDAPPEAAAAMRALATSARFGVELPHGAGPQGQVARAWALSRRHGLPLADLLDAVRRDVVATTRFITGADASMAGPRASAAVLAFLPGIGVLLGEAVGARPLRVLIDTPAGHILFVLGAGLILAGVAWTARLTRLGVLR is encoded by the coding sequence ATGACACTCGTCCTGCTCTGTGCGGCAGCCGCCCTGCTCGTCTGGCCCACAGCCAAAACCGCCGCCGGCCGCGTCTGCGCACTCATCCCCGGCGAACCTCGGCAAAGACCACGACTCAATCCTCGATGGCTACTGCCGTTGGCCGCGCTACCGGCGATCGCCCTGCTGGGGCCGACGGGAGCCATGTCCGTGGCCGTCCTGACGTTCGCCGTATGGCGTCAGCGTCAGTCGAGGAAGCGCATGAAGGCCGAGCTGACCGCCGCCACAGCTCTGACGGAAGCACTCCGGACGACAGTGGCCGAGCTGCGCAGCGGTGCGCCACCCGCGACCGCCGCCGAGGCCGCGGCCACCGATGCGCCGCCGGAAGCCGCCGCAGCGATGCGAGCGCTGGCGACCTCGGCCCGATTCGGCGTCGAGCTTCCCCATGGCGCCGGACCACAAGGGCAGGTGGCGAGGGCCTGGGCTCTCAGCCGCCGGCACGGCCTTCCACTCGCCGACCTGCTTGACGCCGTTCGCCGCGATGTGGTGGCTACCACCCGCTTCATCACCGGAGCCGACGCGAGCATGGCCGGTCCTCGAGCGAGCGCCGCGGTGCTGGCGTTCCTCCCCGGGATCGGTGTCCTGCTCGGCGAAGCCGTCGGAGCCCGGCCCCTCCGCGTCCTGATCGACACCCCGGCAGGTCACATCCTGTTCGTGCTCGGCGCCGGGCTGATCCTCGCCGGGGTCGCGTGGACCGCTCGTCTCACCAGACTGGGAGTCCTCCGATGA
- a CDS encoding TadA family conjugal transfer-associated ATPase yields the protein MNAELLERVRLRLAGIGPATDPAALADAVRAEAGGPVDHLEVLEALRSLRHEFTGVGPLEPLLAEPDTTDILVAGPADVWVDGPKGLRRTDIRFTDDEAVRRLAQRLALAAGRRLDDAQPYVDGWLPGAGPHGRVRLHAVLPPIAADGTCISLRVLRPAAHGLTALGELGTFDAEGAGLIQAVVAARLAFLVTGGTGAGKSTLLAAMLGAVDPAERIVCVEDAGELQPAHPQFVRLIARPPNVEGAGEVTLRDLVRQALRMRPDRLVVGEVRGAEVCQLLNALNTGHDGGACTLHANSPAEVPARLEALAALGGLSRAALHSQLAAAVQVVLHMRRGTGGARQLAEAATLTRTETGDVRVVPVWSNGAWTKRRPLLTALLEARGVHLPTAQGVVRR from the coding sequence ATGAACGCCGAACTCCTGGAACGAGTCCGCCTCCGCCTGGCGGGCATCGGTCCCGCCACGGACCCCGCCGCCCTTGCCGACGCCGTGCGAGCCGAGGCGGGCGGTCCCGTGGACCACCTCGAAGTCCTCGAAGCGCTGCGCTCCCTGCGTCACGAGTTCACCGGCGTGGGCCCACTCGAGCCGCTCTTGGCGGAGCCCGACACCACTGACATCCTCGTCGCCGGTCCTGCCGACGTCTGGGTCGACGGCCCAAAAGGCTTGCGCCGCACGGACATCCGCTTCACCGACGACGAGGCGGTCCGCCGGCTCGCACAGCGACTGGCGCTCGCGGCGGGTCGCCGGCTCGACGACGCACAGCCCTATGTGGACGGCTGGCTGCCCGGCGCCGGTCCGCACGGACGGGTGCGACTGCATGCGGTACTGCCCCCGATCGCCGCCGACGGCACGTGCATTTCGCTCCGTGTGCTCCGCCCGGCAGCGCACGGCCTCACCGCACTCGGCGAACTCGGCACGTTCGACGCCGAGGGCGCCGGGCTGATCCAAGCCGTCGTCGCCGCACGACTCGCGTTCCTCGTCACGGGAGGCACCGGGGCCGGCAAGAGCACGCTGCTGGCCGCGATGCTTGGCGCGGTCGACCCCGCCGAACGCATCGTCTGCGTCGAGGACGCCGGTGAACTGCAACCCGCGCACCCACAGTTCGTCCGCCTCATCGCCCGCCCGCCGAACGTCGAGGGCGCCGGGGAGGTCACGTTGCGGGACCTGGTCCGACAAGCGCTGCGAATGCGCCCGGACCGCCTCGTGGTCGGCGAGGTGCGTGGAGCCGAGGTCTGCCAGTTGCTGAACGCGTTGAACACCGGCCACGACGGAGGCGCCTGCACCCTCCACGCGAACTCCCCGGCGGAGGTCCCGGCCCGGCTCGAAGCCTTGGCCGCCCTCGGTGGCCTCTCCCGCGCCGCACTCCACAGCCAACTGGCCGCAGCGGTTCAGGTCGTACTGCACATGCGCCGCGGCACAGGAGGCGCACGTCAGCTGGCCGAGGCGGCGACCCTGACCCGCACGGAAACCGGCGACGTCCGCGTTGTCCCGGTCTGGTCCAACGGCGCCTGGACCAAACGGCGTCCCCTGCTCACAGCACTACTCGAGGCGCGAGGGGTACACCTACCAACGGCGCAGGGGGTGGTCCGGCGATGA
- the ssd gene encoding septum site-determining protein Ssd gives MTDERPLVIMSDETLLDEILRLAAAVGCEVERAPDLVSAGRSWARAPLVLIDEEVIEGAVELPLRRDVLMVTKGTPTPSTWERAFAAGVRQVLSLPDAESALIGALADIAEGPIVPGGCVIGVIGGRGGAGASVFAAALGLAAGEDGALLVDCDPLGGGLDLLLGAESTDGARWPSLQLDGGRISMKALRDALPEHAHPRGRLPFVSCDRDGDGPTADALASVVDAGRRAGKVVVCDLPRHVDARTRPIVARADLIVVVMPAELRACASVRRVVKGLFDRADRAKLVVRGPAPCDLAPEDAAVAARVPLLTSMAPERHLDRHIENGEFAPRPRGPLITAARTVLAELRASTHLTEAAA, from the coding sequence ATGACCGACGAACGCCCGCTCGTGATCATGTCCGACGAGACGCTGCTGGACGAGATCCTGCGGCTCGCCGCAGCCGTGGGGTGCGAGGTCGAACGCGCCCCGGACCTGGTCTCGGCCGGGCGTTCCTGGGCGCGTGCGCCGCTGGTGCTGATCGACGAGGAGGTCATCGAAGGCGCGGTCGAACTGCCGCTCCGCCGGGACGTCCTCATGGTCACGAAGGGCACGCCGACGCCGTCGACCTGGGAGCGCGCCTTCGCCGCGGGGGTGCGGCAGGTGCTGTCCCTTCCGGACGCGGAGTCGGCGCTCATCGGTGCCCTCGCTGACATCGCCGAAGGCCCCATCGTGCCCGGCGGCTGCGTCATCGGGGTGATCGGTGGTCGTGGCGGTGCCGGTGCCTCGGTGTTCGCCGCGGCGCTGGGGTTGGCCGCAGGCGAGGACGGCGCACTCCTGGTCGACTGCGACCCGCTGGGCGGTGGGCTGGACCTGTTGCTGGGCGCGGAATCCACCGACGGCGCGCGCTGGCCGAGCCTGCAACTGGATGGCGGTCGCATCTCGATGAAAGCCCTGCGCGACGCGTTGCCCGAACACGCCCATCCCCGCGGCCGCTTGCCCTTCGTCTCATGCGACCGTGACGGCGACGGCCCCACAGCCGATGCCCTTGCGTCCGTTGTGGACGCCGGTCGTCGTGCGGGCAAGGTCGTCGTCTGCGACCTGCCCCGGCACGTCGACGCCCGCACCCGCCCCATCGTGGCGCGCGCGGATCTCATCGTGGTGGTCATGCCCGCCGAGCTACGGGCCTGTGCCTCCGTCCGCCGCGTCGTGAAGGGCCTGTTCGACCGCGCCGACAGGGCGAAGCTCGTTGTCCGGGGCCCCGCCCCATGCGACCTCGCCCCGGAAGACGCCGCCGTAGCGGCCCGGGTCCCGCTCCTGACGTCGATGGCCCCGGAGCGCCACCTGGACAGACACATCGAAAACGGCGAGTTCGCCCCCCGCCCCCGCGGCCCCCTGATCACCGCCGCCCGAACGGTCCTCGCCGAACTCCGCGCGAGCACCCACCTGACCGAGGCGGCCGCATGA
- a CDS encoding HAD family hydrolase: protein MAEPISSPASAARVAAFFDLDKTIIASSSALAFSKPLLRQGLISRRAALKSAYAQLVFSLSGADEDRTERMRAEISALCTGWDVAQVRAIVNETLHDIVDPLVYAEAAELIASHKAQGHDVVVLSAAGEEVVTPIAAMLGATRSVATRMEVVDGRYSGQVDFYCYGEQKAVAAKQLAADHGYDLASCFAYTDSSTDIPMLEVVGNPFAVNPDRALRRLAVERQWPVLIFSNPVSLRSRIPAPSPTALAVGVGIGAMAAAGVTWYGLARRKRGDQQA from the coding sequence GTGGCAGAACCGATCAGCTCACCGGCGAGCGCAGCGCGCGTCGCGGCCTTCTTCGATCTCGACAAGACGATCATCGCGTCGTCCAGTGCGCTCGCGTTCAGCAAACCGCTGCTGCGCCAGGGCCTGATCAGCAGGCGGGCGGCGCTCAAGAGCGCCTACGCCCAGCTCGTCTTCTCCCTCTCCGGCGCCGACGAGGACCGCACCGAGCGGATGCGCGCCGAGATCTCCGCGCTCTGCACGGGCTGGGACGTCGCCCAGGTCCGCGCGATCGTCAACGAGACCCTGCACGACATCGTCGACCCGCTCGTCTACGCCGAGGCGGCCGAGCTGATCGCCTCGCACAAGGCGCAGGGCCACGACGTCGTCGTGCTGTCGGCCGCGGGCGAGGAGGTCGTCACGCCGATCGCGGCGATGCTCGGCGCCACCCGCAGCGTCGCCACGCGGATGGAGGTTGTGGACGGGCGTTATTCCGGGCAAGTGGATTTCTATTGCTACGGCGAGCAGAAGGCCGTCGCCGCCAAGCAGCTGGCCGCCGACCACGGCTACGACCTCGCGAGCTGCTTCGCCTACACCGACTCGAGCACCGACATACCGATGCTCGAGGTCGTCGGAAACCCCTTCGCGGTCAACCCGGACCGGGCGCTGCGCCGGCTCGCCGTCGAGCGGCAGTGGCCGGTTCTGATCTTCAGCAACCCCGTTTCACTGCGCAGCCGCATCCCCGCTCCCTCCCCCACGGCTCTCGCCGTCGGCGTCGGCATCGGCGCGATGGCCGCAGCAGGCGTGACCTGGTACGGACTGGCCCGGCGCAAGCGCGGTGACCAGCAAGCGTAG